One region of Oryza glaberrima chromosome 7, OglaRS2, whole genome shotgun sequence genomic DNA includes:
- the LOC127778728 gene encoding COBRA-like protein 1, with the protein MHVCLHSASIHPSIHPSPGRHGFRRARNLPHLYLQTYTHKSLSLARLSCLTSCCLLPPSSSSSSSSSRNTGVWGESDQVAAGCFFFFFNSSSSLAMALLLLRMGVSVALLVAFFSSLIPSSEAYDPLDPNGNITIKWDVLQWTPDGYVAVVSLYNYQQYRHIQSPGWKLGWVWAKKEIIWAMNGGQATEQGDCSKFKSNIPHCCKKDPEIVDLLPGTPYNMQIANCCKGGVLNSWAQDPANAIASFQVSVGQAGTTNKTVRVPRNFTLKSPGPGYTCGSAKVVRPTKFFSQDGRRTTQAHMTWNVTCTYSQIVAQRSPTCCISLSSFYNDTIVNCPTCSCGCQNNKLGSCVEGNSPYLASVVNTHNKDSLTPLVQCTSHMCPIRVHWHVKVNYKEYWRVKITVTNFNYRMNYSQWNLVTQHPSFDNLTTIFSFNYKSLNPYGVINDTAMLWGIKDYNDLLMTAGPDGNVQSELLFKKDPKSFTFEKGWAFPRRIYFNGDNCVMPPPDAYPWLPNASTRVMSSILLPFITIWTALTFLMVYA; encoded by the exons ATGCATGTCTGTCTGCactctgcatccatccatccatccatccatccatccccgGGCAGACACGGATTCAGACGCGCAAGAAATCTCCCTCACCTTTACTTGCAAACATATACCcataaatctctctctctcgcccgcTTGTCTTGTCTGACTTCTTGTTGCCTCTtgcctccttcttcttcttcttcgtcttcgtcgtcgcgAAATACAGGCGTGTGGGGCGAGAGTGATCAGGTGGCAGCTGggtgtttcttcttcttcttcaactcgAGTTCTTCCTTAGCCATGGCGCTCCTGCTGCTGCGTATGGGCGTCTCCGTCGCGCTGCTCGtcgccttcttctcctctctgaTTCCGTCGTCAG AGGCATACGATCCGCTTGATCCAAATGGGAACATAACAATCAAGTGGGATGTGCTGCAATGGACTCCAGATGGATATGTT GCTGTTGTTTCACTATACAACTATCAGCAGTATCGACACATTCAATCACCCGGGTGGAAACTCGGATGGGTGTGGGCAAAGAAGGAGATAATCTGGGCGATGAACGGCGGCCAAGCGACGGAGCAAGGCGACTGCTCAAAGTTCAAATCAAATATCCCACATTGCTGCAAGAAAGATCCTGAGATCGTGGACCTGCTCCCGGGAACCCCTTACAACATGCAGATTGCCAACTGCTGCAAGGGAGGAGTGCTCAACTCGTGGGCACAGGACCCTGCAAATGCCATAGCATCATTCCAAGTCAGTGTTGGTCAGGCAGGGACGACGAACAAGACGGTGCGGGTGCCGAGAAATTTCACCCTGAAATCTCCAGGTCCAGGGTATACCTGTGGCAGTGCCAAGGTTGTGAGACCTACCAAGTTTTTTTCGCAAGATGGAAGGAGAACAACTCAGGCTCACA TGACATGGAATGTGACTTGCACATATTCACAGATTGTCGCGCAAAGATCTCCGACGTGCTGCATTTCGCTCTCGTCTTTTTACAATGATACCATAGTTAACTGCCCAACATGCTCATGTGGCTGCCAGAATAATAAACTAGGAAGCTGTGTAGA GGGAAATTCTCCTTATTTGGCTTCTGTTGTGAACACCCATAACAAGGACAGCTTGACACCTCTAGTCCAGTGCACTTCTCATATGTGCCCAATAAGAGTTCATTGGCATGTGAAGGTTAACTACAAGGAGTACTGGAGGGTCAAGATCACAGTGACAAACTTCAATTACAGGATGAACTACTCTCAGTGGAACCTAGTCACTCAGCACCCCAGTTTTGACAATCTGACAACCATTTTCAGCTTCAACTACAAATCTTTGAACCCATATGGAGTAATAA atGATACCGCGATGTTATGGGGAATCAAGGACTACAATGACTTGCTCATGACGGCGGGTCCAGATGGAAATGTTCAGTCTGAGCTTCTGTTCAAGAAGGACCCCAAGAGTTTCACCTTTGAGAAAGGCTGGGCCTTCCCAAGACGTATATACTTCAATGGTGACAACTGTGTGATGCCACCACCAGATGCATATCCATGGCTGCCAAATGCTTCAACAAGAGTGATGTCTTCAATTCTCCTTCCATTCATTACCATTTGGACAGCACTGACATTCTTGATGGTTTACGCATAG
- the LOC127778729 gene encoding COBRA-like protein 6 produces MAVPSSLLLLILAATLSVAVAYDPLDPNGNITIKWDVMSWTPDGYVAMVTINNYQTYRQIMAPGWTVGWTWARQEVIWSMVGAQATDQGDCSRFKANLPHCCRRTPAVVDLLPGVPYNQQIANCCRGGVLPAYGQSPSSAAAAFQVSVGQAGTTNRTVRLPRNFTLLGPGPGYTCGRARVVPSTVFLTADRRRKTQALMTWNVTCTYSQHLASKYPSCCVSFSSFYNDTIVPCAKCACGCDAHKPCVRSEREGKRLAVTGKKHDANAHGRGNGVAAAAAMEAPLLQCTPHMCPVRVHWHVKLNYKEYWRAKITIVNFNYRMNYTGWTLVAQHPNLDNITEVFSFDYKPVVSYGSINDTAMFYGLKYFNDQLMEAGPHGNVQSEVLMRKDARTFTFRQGWAFPRKVYFNGDECQMPPPDSYPYLPNAAPPAAASLVGSAVAMAALVFFLMA; encoded by the exons ATGGCGGTGCCCAGCTCCCTTCTTCTACTCATCCTCGCCGCCACGCTCTCTGTCGCTG TTGCTTATGATCCGCTCGACCCCAACGGCAACATCACCATCAAATGGGACGTCATGTCGTGGACACCCGACGGATACGTC GCGATGGTGACGATCAACAACTACCAGACATACCGTCAGATAATGGCGCCAGGGTGGACGGTGGGGTGGACGTGGGCGCGGCAGGAGGTGATCTGGTCCATGGTGGGCGCGCAGGCCACGGACCAGGGCGACTGCTCCCGCTTCAAGGCCAACCTCCCGCACTGCTGCCGCCGGACGCCAGccgtcgtcgacctcctccccgGCGTCCCCTACAACCAGCAGATCGCCAactgctgccgcggcggcgtcctcccggCGTACGGCCagtccccctcctccgccgccgccgcgttccagGTCAGCGTCGGCCAGGCCGGCACCACCAACCGCACCGTCAGGCTCCCCAGGAACTTCACCCTCCTCGGCCCCGGCCCCGGCTACACCTGCGGCCGCGCCAGGGTCGTCCCCTCCACCGTCTTCCTCACCGCCGATCGCCGCCGCAAGACCCAAGCCCTCA TGACGTGGAACGTGACGTGCACGTACTCGCAGCACCTGGCGTCCAAGTACCCGTCGTGCTgcgtctccttctcctccttctacAACGACACCATCGTCCCCTGCGCCAAGTGCGCCTGCGGCTGCGACGCCCACAAGCCCTGCGTCCG GagcgagagggaggggaagaggcTGGCGGTGACGGGGAAGAAGCACGACGCGAACGCGCACGGGCGCGGCaatggcgtcgcggcggcggcggcaatggaggCGCCGCTGCTGCAGTGCACGCCGCACATGTGCCCGGTGAGGGTGCACTGGCACGTGAAGCTCAACTACAAGGAGTACTGGCGCGCCAAGATCACCATCGTCAACTTCAACTACCGGATGAACTACACCGGGTGGACGCTCGTCGCCCAGCACCCCAACCTCGACAACATCACCGAGGTCTTCAGCTTCGACTACAAGCCCGTCGTCTCCTACGGCTCCATCA ATGATACGGCGATGTTCTACGGGCTAAAGTACTTCAACGACCAGCTGATGGAGGCCGGGCCGCACGGGAACGTGCAGTCGGAGGTGCTGATGAGGAAGGACGCGAGGACGTTCACGTTCAGGCAGGGATGGGCGTTCCCGAGGAAGGTCTACTTCAACGGCGACGAGTGCCAGATGCCGCCGCCGGACTCCTACCCTTACCTGCCCAACGCCgctcccccggcggcggcgtcgctcgTCGGCTccgcggtggccatggcggcctTGGTGTTCTTCCTCATGGCGTAG